The following coding sequences lie in one Dermacentor variabilis isolate Ectoservices unplaced genomic scaffold, ASM5094787v1 scaffold_18, whole genome shotgun sequence genomic window:
- the LOC142568339 gene encoding uncharacterized protein LOC142568339 codes for MSSVGAASAAQQGRVTRSFASEDPEYQVLLPQLPTGRIVLNTVFLHADVRARPYRVEHFRDALASLGLLADVIALGAYQMSHVWAVTFKSDEGVKKLSSAKNLKVNEHRCIVVDPANQAVRLKLHWMLHNVSDEDIRTALLPFGKVTDVFHEKWRVQGVQDKASSTRAVSLVLKTGMTVEDLPHQLRVAGEQTLVVVPGRAPLCLKCRNTGHVRRDYRVPKCAVCRRYGHQDTECVKTYASVAGPALREDVADLLMDEADVDEASRVLVPPADIVATPYVPAAKATKVVNVLPTSPKDAVQRPCDEGAKEESAAKSATAEEAATEHGPVRILTAA; via the exons atgagctccgtaggagcggcttcagcggcccagcagggccgcgttaccaggagttttgcctcagaagacccggaataccaagttttgctgcctcaattgccgacaggtcggatagttttaaatacagtttttctgcatgcggatgtgcgtgccaggccgtatcgtgtggaacatttccgagatgcgttggctagcttaggcctacttgccgatgtcatcgccctaggggcgtatcagatgagccacgtttgggcggttactttcaagagcgacgaaggcgtgaaaaagctttcaagcgccaagaacctcaaggtgaatgaacatcggtgcattgtcgttgatcctgccaatcaggccgtgcggctgaagttgcattggatgcttcataacgtgtcggacgaggatatacgtacagccctgttaccgttcggaaaggtcacggacgttttccatgaaaagtggcgtgttcaaggagttcaagataaagcatcgtcgacacgggcggtgtccctggttctgaagacgggtatgaccgtagaagacctgccccatcaacttcgtgtagctggtgagcagaccctagttGTGGTACCGGGCAGAGCACCCCTTTGCCTGAAGTGCCGAAACACCGGACATGTCCGACGTGACTACCGCGTTCCGAAATGTGCAGTATGCCGTCGCTACGGCCACCAGGATACGGAATGTGTtaagacttacgcatccgtcgcaggacctgcgcttcgagaggacgtggctgacctgttaatggatgaggctgacgttgatgaggcttcccgcgtgctagtaccaccggcggacatagttgcaacaccttatgtgccggctgctaaagccacgaaggtggtaaatgtgctgcctacgagcccgaaagatgcagtgcaaaggccatgcgacgaaggagccaaagaagaatcggccgcaaaatccgccactgccgaggaggccgccacggagcacggaccg gttcgaatcctgacGGCTGCGTAG
- the LOC142568341 gene encoding uncharacterized protein LOC142568341 — MSSVGAASAAQQGRGTRSFASEDPEYQVLLPQLPTGRIVLNTVFLHADVRARPYRVEHFRDALASLGLLADVIALGAYQMSHVWAVTFKSDEGVKKLSSAKNLKVNEHRCIVVDPANQAVRLKLHWMLHNVSDEDIRTALLPFGKVTDVFHEKWRVQGVQDKASSTRAVSLVLKTGMTVEDLPHQLRVAGEQTLVVVPGRAPLCLKCRNTGHVRRDYRVPKCAVCRRYGHQDTECVKTYASVAGPALREDVADLLMDEADVDEASRVLVPPADIVATPYVPAAKATKVVNVLPTSPKDAVQRPCDEGAKEESAAKSATAEEAATEHGPVLALGAYQMSHVWAVTFKNAEGVKKALTIGEMKVKGRRCVVVDPVNQARRLKVHWLLFNVPDEDVRAALAMFGTVTDVVKEKWRVNGTHEKSTTTPTVNIKLHAAVKVDDLTHHLRVAELVKDEADAEEAAGTSSQVTQKEMRPADTPSYPQENEQQGDHSLVEKPDVTEVPEKTSVGAEYGEPSKDPASQHTESKDVTVQSTGGAVGKRGRKATTDAADRQDIVGTV, encoded by the exons atgagctccgtaggagcggcttcagcggcccagcagggccgcggtaccaggagttttgcctcagaagacccggaataccaagttttgctgcctcaattgccgacaggtcggatagttttaaatacagtttttctgcatgcggatgtgcgtgccaggccgtatcgtgtggaacatttccgagatgcgttggctagcttaggcctacttgccgatgtcatcgccctaggggcgtatcagatgagccacgtttgggcggttactttcaagagcgacgaaggcgtgaaaaagctttcaagcgccaagaacctcaaggtgaatgaacatcggtgcattgtcgttgatcctgccaatcaggccgtgcggctgaagttgcattggatgcttcataacgtgtcggacgaggatatacgtacagccctgttaccgttcggaaaggtcacggacgttttccatgaaaagtggcgtgttcaaggagttcaagataaagcatcgtcgacacgggcggtgtccctggttctgaagacgggtatgaccgtagaagacctgccccatcaacttcgtgtagctggtgagcagaccctagttGTGGTACCGGGCAGAGCACCCCTTTGCCTGAAGTGCCGAAACACCGGACATGTCCGACGTGACTACCGCGTTCCGAAATGTGCAGTATGCCGTCGCTACGGCCACCAGGATACGGAATGTGTtaagacttacgcatccgtcgcaggacctgcgcttcgagaggacgtggctgacctgttaatggatgaggctgacgttgatgaggcttcccgcgtgctagtaccaccggcggacatagttgcaacaccttatgtgccggctgctaaagccacgaaggtggtaaatgtgctgcctacgagcccgaaagatgcagtgcaaaggccatgcgacgaaggagccaaagaagaatcggccgcaaaatccgccactgccgaggaggccgccacggagcacggaccg GTGCTAGCCTTGGGCGCGTACCAGATGAGTCACGTATGGGCCGTCACCTTCAAGAATGCGGAAGGCGTCAAGAAGGCTCTGACCATCGGTGAAATGAAGGTGAAGGGTCGCCGCTGCGTTGTAGTTGACCCGGTGAATCAAGCCCGGCGCCTGAAGGTGCACTGGCTGCTTTTCAATGTTCCCGATGAAGATGTACGTGCTGCACTAGCCATGTTCGGGACGGTAACAGATGTCGTGAAAGAAAAGTGGCGTGTGAATGGCACCCACGAGAAGAGTACGACGACGCCGACGGTGAACATTAAGCTCCATGCAGCGGTCAAGGTTGACGACCTCACACATCACCTTCGTGTTG CAGAGCTCGTCAAGGACGAAGCCGACGCGGAAGAAGCTGCAGGAACGTCGAGTCAAGTGACTCAAAAGGAGATGCGACCAGCAGACACGCCCTCGTATCCGCAAGAAAACGAGCAGCAAGGAGACCATAGCCTTGTAGAAAAGCCCGACGTGACGGAAGTGCCTGAAAAGACAAGCGTGGGCGCAGAATACGGTGAACCTTCAAAGGATCCAGCGAGCCAACACACGGAAAGCAAGGACGTCACGGTACAATCCACCGGAGGCGCAGTCGGCAAACGAGGACGCAAAGCCACAACGGACGCGGCGGACAGACAAGACATCGTTGGGACTGTTTAA